From Thermoflavifilum aggregans, a single genomic window includes:
- the deoC gene encoding deoxyribose-phosphate aldolase, with protein MSSASVASYIDHTLLKPTAKAADIDRLCEEAIQYGFAAVCVPPCYVTRAWQHLQGSHVKVATVVGFPLGYATIETKLAEAKQAMGEGADELDMVINLSALFSGDEAYLRREIETILPVVHAGSKILKLIIESGILSEDQIRFCCTLYGNYPVDFLKTSTGFAEKGASLEAVKLMRSLLPENIRIKASGGIRHYAQVRQYLEAGATRIGCSASVAIMQEAVQQV; from the coding sequence ATGTCATCAGCATCCGTTGCTTCATACATTGATCATACCCTGCTGAAACCCACAGCGAAAGCAGCTGATATTGACCGGCTTTGCGAAGAAGCCATACAGTATGGTTTTGCGGCCGTTTGTGTGCCGCCTTGTTATGTAACAAGAGCCTGGCAGCATTTGCAGGGATCTCATGTAAAAGTGGCTACCGTGGTGGGTTTCCCGTTGGGATATGCGACTATCGAAACCAAGCTGGCTGAAGCAAAGCAGGCTATGGGAGAAGGTGCCGATGAACTGGATATGGTTATTAATCTGTCGGCCTTGTTCTCCGGTGATGAGGCCTATCTCCGGCGGGAAATAGAAACCATTTTACCGGTCGTACATGCCGGGAGCAAAATTCTGAAATTGATTATTGAATCGGGTATCCTGTCAGAAGATCAGATCCGCTTTTGTTGTACCCTGTATGGCAATTATCCGGTCGATTTTCTGAAAACCTCCACTGGTTTTGCTGAAAAGGGTGCCAGCCTGGAAGCCGTGAAGCTGATGCGGTCATTGTTGCCGGAAAATATCCGGATCAAAGCTTCTGGTGGTATTCGCCATTATGCACAGGTGCGGCAATACCTGGAAGCCGGTGCTACCCGGATAGGCTGCAGTGCCAGCGTGGCCATCATGCAGGAAGCTGTTCAGCAGGTTTAA
- a CDS encoding NAD(P)H-dependent flavin oxidoreductase, producing MDNRVTRLLGIQYPIIQAGMVWTSGWKLASAVSNAGGLGLIGSGSMYPEILREHIRKCKAATDKPFGVNVPLLYPDIEQHMQIIVEEGVRIVFTSGGSPSKWTPFLKSHGITVVHVVPGAKYAMKAEQAGCDAVVAEGFEAGGHNGREETTTMCLIPSVCAAVQIPVIAAGGIASGRAMMAAFALGAEGVQIGTRFVATHEASSHPAFKQAVVQAQEGDTMLTLKKLVPVRLLKNSFFQQVQEAENRCASVEELKSLLGRGRAKKGMFEGDLENGELEIGQICALVREIKPAAEVVKEIWEEFCRIHSQICEMKLA from the coding sequence ATGGATAATCGTGTAACCCGGCTATTGGGCATTCAATATCCCATCATTCAGGCAGGCATGGTGTGGACTTCCGGCTGGAAGCTGGCCAGTGCGGTAAGCAATGCGGGAGGATTGGGGTTGATTGGCTCCGGGAGCATGTATCCGGAAATACTGCGGGAGCATATCAGAAAATGCAAAGCAGCTACCGACAAGCCTTTTGGCGTAAATGTGCCCTTGCTGTATCCCGATATTGAGCAGCACATGCAGATCATTGTGGAAGAAGGTGTGCGCATTGTATTCACTTCCGGAGGCAGCCCGTCCAAATGGACGCCTTTTCTGAAATCGCATGGCATAACGGTGGTGCATGTAGTGCCGGGAGCAAAATATGCCATGAAAGCCGAACAGGCTGGTTGCGATGCCGTGGTTGCGGAAGGATTTGAAGCAGGCGGACATAACGGGCGGGAAGAAACCACAACCATGTGCTTGATTCCTTCGGTATGTGCTGCCGTGCAGATTCCGGTAATTGCAGCGGGTGGTATTGCCAGCGGGCGGGCAATGATGGCCGCTTTTGCATTGGGGGCAGAAGGCGTACAAATCGGCACCCGTTTCGTAGCTACGCACGAAGCTTCTTCTCATCCGGCTTTTAAGCAGGCAGTGGTGCAGGCACAAGAGGGTGATACCATGCTCACGCTGAAAAAACTCGTACCTGTGCGTTTGCTGAAAAACTCTTTTTTCCAGCAAGTGCAGGAGGCTGAAAACCGCTGTGCTTCTGTGGAAGAACTCAAGAGTTTGCTGGGCAGAGGACGTGCCAAAAAAGGCATGTTTGAAGGTGATCTGGAAAACGGTGAACTGGAAATTGGCCAGATATGTGCGCTGGTAAGGGAAATCAAACCTGCTGCAGAAGTGGTGAAGGAAATATGGGAGGAATTTTGCCGGATCCACAGCCAGATTTGTGAGATGAAGTTAGCATAA
- a CDS encoding M20 metallopeptidase family protein — protein MLAQVRSLAREIYPQLIAIRHHLHQHPELSFQEHQTMQFITEKLREWGIPFQAPVAGTGVVAILEGQQPQSRVVALRADIDALPIEEANDVPYRSQHPGVMHACGHDVHTTCLLGAAYILLQLRHIWQGTVKLIFQPGEEKHPGGASLMIRDGALENPRPSCILGLHVHPELPVGYLGFRSGISMASADEIYITIRGKGGHAASPHLTTDTILAASQAVVALQQVISRNKDPFSPSVLSICAFNGGYTTNVIPTEVKLLGTFRAMNETWRFRAHELIRHTVQHVAQAMGAEAEVEIPVGYPCLVNDEQVTTAARKLAEQYLDPAHVKEVDPRMGAEDFAFYSQVIPACFFRLGVAAPEKGTGPTVHTPQFDIDERAIEIGAGIMAWLGANITC, from the coding sequence ATGTTAGCACAAGTCAGATCTTTAGCCAGAGAAATTTATCCGCAACTGATAGCCATCCGTCATCACCTGCACCAGCATCCCGAGCTGTCGTTCCAGGAACATCAGACCATGCAGTTCATCACGGAAAAGCTGCGGGAGTGGGGTATTCCGTTTCAGGCTCCGGTTGCCGGAACCGGCGTGGTGGCCATTCTGGAAGGGCAGCAACCCCAATCGCGGGTGGTGGCTTTGCGGGCTGATATAGATGCTTTGCCGATTGAAGAAGCCAATGATGTGCCTTATCGCTCTCAACATCCGGGTGTGATGCATGCCTGCGGACACGATGTGCATACCACCTGTCTGTTGGGTGCTGCCTATATTTTGCTGCAGTTGCGCCATATCTGGCAGGGAACGGTGAAGCTGATTTTTCAGCCCGGTGAGGAGAAACATCCCGGAGGAGCCAGCCTGATGATTCGCGACGGGGCCCTGGAAAATCCGCGACCATCCTGTATTCTGGGATTGCATGTTCATCCCGAGCTACCTGTAGGTTACCTTGGCTTTCGCAGTGGCATCAGCATGGCTTCGGCCGATGAGATTTACATCACTATCAGGGGCAAAGGTGGACATGCAGCTTCACCCCATCTCACCACCGATACCATCCTGGCGGCTTCCCAGGCGGTAGTGGCATTGCAACAGGTCATCAGCCGAAACAAAGATCCTTTTTCCCCTTCCGTACTTTCCATCTGCGCCTTCAACGGTGGGTACACCACCAATGTGATTCCTACCGAGGTCAAACTGCTGGGTACTTTCCGGGCCATGAATGAAACCTGGCGTTTCCGAGCCCATGAACTCATCCGCCACACCGTTCAGCATGTAGCTCAGGCTATGGGTGCCGAAGCCGAAGTAGAAATTCCGGTAGGATATCCGTGCCTGGTGAACGATGAACAGGTAACAACGGCTGCCCGCAAATTGGCCGAGCAATATCTGGATCCGGCGCATGTGAAAGAGGTGGATCCCCGCATGGGTGCGGAAGATTTTGCTTTTTACTCACAGGTGATTCCGGCTTGCTTTTTCAGGTTGGGCGTAGCGGCCCCGGAAAAAGGCACAGGGCCCACCGTGCATACACCGCAATTTGACATTGATGAGCGGGCCATTGAAATTGGTGCAGGCATCATGGCCTGGTTGGGTGCCAATATCACGTGTTGA
- a CDS encoding SPOR domain-containing protein translates to MYRLYRKLFVFMGWFGVVMLMGCVFSAQVRAQQTSAPAVEWIQDSALTRLVNVYRQYHFYANRFHKGYRVQVISTDDRDRANQVRALLLQRFPQYRAYLQYHAPYFRVRVGDFLNQEDAIPLRDSLREIFPSGVFIVPDVIDAEAILPSSR, encoded by the coding sequence ATGTACAGATTGTACCGGAAATTGTTTGTATTCATGGGATGGTTTGGGGTTGTTATGCTGATGGGATGTGTTTTTTCGGCTCAAGTGCGGGCCCAGCAGACATCGGCTCCAGCGGTGGAATGGATCCAGGATAGTGCTTTGACCCGGTTGGTGAACGTGTACCGGCAATATCATTTTTATGCCAACCGCTTTCATAAGGGATACCGGGTACAGGTGATCAGTACCGACGACCGGGACAGGGCCAATCAGGTCAGGGCTTTGTTGCTGCAGCGGTTTCCGCAATACCGCGCCTATCTGCAATATCATGCACCTTATTTCCGGGTTCGTGTGGGTGATTTTTTAAACCAGGAGGATGCCATTCCTCTGCGCGATTCCCTGCGTGAAATATTTCCTTCCGGGGTATTCATTGTACCGGATGTGATTGATGCAGAAGCCATTTTACCTTCCAGCCGTTGA
- a CDS encoding serine hydroxymethyltransferase — translation MLRDQQIFDIIRKELERQRKGLELIASENFTSLQVMQAMGQVMTNKYAEGYPGHRYYGGCEFVDQSEQLAIDRAKQIFGVPYANVQPHSGAQANAAVMLAVLQPGDKILGLNLSMGGHLTHGSPVNYSGRLYQALFYGVDRESGRVDYDQLEQVALAEKPKLIICGASAYSRDWDYARIRKVADEIGAFVMADIAHPAGLIAKNLLQSPFEHCHFVTTTTHKTLRGPRGGMILMGKDFENPFGIKTPKGETRMMSSLIDAAVFPGIQGGPLEHVIAAKAVAFFEILTDEFTRYANQIIANAQAMANAFLEKGYHIVSGGTDNHLLLIDLRNKNITGRKAEQTLVKADITVNKNMVPFDDKSPFVTSGIRVGVPAITTRGLKEEHMPQIVEWIDELICDPDNEQKIARVKSAVNRFMEQFPLYPELG, via the coding sequence ATGCTTCGCGATCAACAAATCTTTGATATCATCCGCAAGGAACTGGAACGCCAGCGCAAAGGTCTGGAACTGATTGCTTCGGAAAACTTCACCAGCCTGCAGGTGATGCAGGCCATGGGGCAGGTGATGACTAACAAATATGCAGAAGGTTATCCGGGTCATCGCTATTACGGGGGATGCGAGTTTGTAGATCAGAGTGAGCAGCTAGCCATAGATCGTGCGAAGCAGATTTTTGGTGTACCTTATGCCAATGTGCAGCCGCATTCTGGGGCACAGGCCAATGCAGCTGTGATGCTGGCCGTGTTGCAGCCAGGCGATAAAATCCTCGGGCTGAACCTCAGCATGGGCGGACATCTCACACATGGCTCTCCGGTGAACTATTCCGGAAGGCTGTATCAGGCGCTGTTTTATGGCGTAGATCGCGAAAGCGGAAGAGTGGATTATGATCAGCTGGAACAAGTGGCGCTGGCCGAAAAACCCAAACTGATCATTTGCGGCGCTTCGGCCTATAGCCGTGATTGGGACTATGCCCGCATCCGCAAGGTGGCCGATGAAATCGGTGCTTTTGTGATGGCCGATATCGCCCATCCGGCGGGATTGATTGCCAAAAACCTCCTGCAATCACCTTTTGAACATTGCCATTTCGTTACCACCACCACTCATAAAACCCTGCGTGGCCCGCGCGGGGGGATGATTCTGATGGGTAAGGATTTTGAAAATCCTTTTGGCATCAAGACGCCTAAAGGTGAAACCCGTATGATGAGCTCGCTGATTGACGCCGCCGTATTCCCGGGCATACAGGGCGGCCCACTGGAACACGTGATTGCGGCCAAAGCCGTAGCCTTTTTTGAAATCCTGACCGATGAGTTTACCCGATATGCCAACCAGATTATTGCCAATGCACAGGCCATGGCAAACGCTTTTCTGGAAAAAGGTTATCATATCGTTTCCGGCGGCACCGATAACCATTTGCTGCTGATTGATCTGCGCAACAAAAACATTACCGGCCGCAAAGCCGAACAAACCCTGGTGAAGGCCGATATTACCGTGAACAAAAACATGGTGCCCTTCGACGACAAATCACCTTTCGTTACCTCAGGGATCCGCGTGGGTGTACCCGCTATCACCACCCGTGGATTGAAAGAAGAGCACATGCCACAGATTGTGGAATGGATAGATGAACTGATCTGTGATCCGGATAATGAACAAAAGATTGCCAGGGTTAAATCGGCCGTCAACCGGTTCATGGAGCAGTTCCCGCTGTACCCAGAATTAGGTTAG
- a CDS encoding sugar phosphate nucleotidyltransferase, producing the protein MKAIIPVAGAGTKLRPHTHTQPKALIPLAGKPLLDFIIEPLHEAGIREFIFITGHLGEKIRAYIEQKYPYLQSYFVHQTEREGVGHAVWLAREWVQHDEVLIMLGDTICEFDYKAILQARQNLLGIKKVDDPRDFGVAEIDEASQRILHVEEKPQIPTSNTALVGVYKIIDTDALFDCLTHQVQHNIRSHDEIQLTDAIECMIRKGISFVPFKVTVWFDCGRKDKLLESNATLLKKQNHMPVPEGTVENSIIVQPVSIAEGCRIKDSIIGPNVTIGEHTLIHRCIIQHSIIGSYSNLKEVVLSDSLIGSDAHIKGLSQHLNIGDNTEIDFA; encoded by the coding sequence ATGAAAGCAATTATTCCCGTTGCAGGAGCAGGAACCAAACTGCGCCCTCATACCCACACCCAGCCAAAAGCACTGATACCGCTGGCGGGCAAGCCTCTGCTCGATTTTATCATTGAGCCCTTGCATGAAGCAGGTATCCGGGAGTTTATTTTTATTACCGGACATCTGGGAGAAAAAATCCGCGCCTACATTGAACAGAAATATCCCTATCTGCAAAGCTATTTCGTACATCAAACCGAACGTGAAGGAGTAGGCCATGCGGTGTGGCTGGCGCGGGAATGGGTACAGCATGATGAAGTGCTGATTATGCTTGGCGATACCATCTGTGAATTTGACTACAAAGCCATCCTACAGGCCAGACAAAATTTGCTGGGCATCAAAAAAGTAGATGATCCCCGCGATTTTGGTGTAGCAGAAATAGATGAAGCCAGTCAGCGTATTCTACACGTGGAGGAAAAACCCCAGATTCCGACCTCCAACACGGCACTGGTGGGTGTGTATAAAATCATTGATACAGATGCATTGTTTGATTGCCTGACGCATCAGGTGCAACACAACATTCGTTCGCATGACGAAATTCAACTTACTGATGCCATAGAATGCATGATCCGGAAAGGCATTTCATTCGTACCTTTCAAGGTTACGGTTTGGTTTGATTGCGGCAGAAAGGACAAACTGCTGGAGTCTAATGCCACATTGTTAAAAAAACAAAACCACATGCCTGTACCAGAAGGTACGGTTGAAAACAGCATCATTGTGCAGCCGGTAAGTATTGCTGAAGGATGCAGGATCAAAGATTCCATCATCGGTCCCAATGTGACGATCGGTGAGCATACACTCATTCATCGTTGCATTATCCAGCATTCCATCATTGGATCATATAGCAATCTAAAAGAGGTGGTGCTGTCAGATTCATTGATCGGAAGTGATGCACATATCAAAGGTTTGTCGCAGCACCTCAATATTGGTGATAATACGGAAATTGATTTTGCATAA
- a CDS encoding Gfo/Idh/MocA family protein — translation MANRKLRMGMVGGGQGAFIGAVHRIAARMDGLIDLVCGAFSSDPAKSKATGESLFLSAERVYGSFEEMMEREAALPADQRMDFVSIVTPNHLHFAPAKLALEKGFHVVLDKPMTFSLQEALELEKAVRQSGLLLCLTHTYTGYPMVKEARQVVLSGRLGRIRKVYVEYPQGWLSEHIEGGENKQANWRTDPGKSGMAGCMGDIGTHAFNLAEYVTGLKVTRLCAQINTVVHGRKLDDDGAVLLEFENGATGVLMASQIAAGEENCLKIRVYGEKGGLEWKQDEANSLWLKWLHEPAQLLRTGGPGLSSYAQHNTRVPAGHPEGYLEAFANLYRNFALTLQARLQGTEPRPEWLDFPGVEEGVRGMRFIERVIESGKTDKKWVEL, via the coding sequence ATGGCAAACAGAAAACTACGGATGGGCATGGTAGGTGGCGGACAGGGAGCCTTTATTGGCGCCGTCCACCGGATAGCTGCAAGGATGGATGGTTTGATTGATCTGGTATGCGGGGCCTTCAGCAGCGATCCAGCAAAATCAAAAGCAACCGGCGAATCACTTTTCCTTTCGGCAGAAAGGGTATATGGCTCATTTGAAGAAATGATGGAACGCGAAGCGGCTTTGCCAGCTGATCAGCGCATGGACTTTGTATCCATCGTTACTCCCAATCATCTGCATTTTGCTCCCGCAAAGCTGGCGCTGGAAAAAGGATTTCATGTGGTGCTCGATAAGCCGATGACGTTTAGCCTGCAGGAGGCGCTGGAACTTGAAAAGGCTGTCAGGCAATCGGGTCTGCTGCTGTGCCTTACCCACACTTATACCGGCTATCCTATGGTGAAGGAAGCCCGCCAGGTGGTGCTTTCCGGCCGCTTGGGCAGGATCCGCAAGGTGTATGTGGAATATCCGCAAGGCTGGCTAAGCGAACACATTGAAGGCGGCGAAAACAAGCAGGCCAACTGGCGCACCGATCCCGGCAAAAGCGGCATGGCCGGCTGCATGGGCGACATTGGTACCCACGCGTTCAACCTGGCAGAATACGTAACAGGCTTGAAAGTCACCCGGCTTTGTGCCCAGATCAATACAGTAGTACACGGTCGCAAGCTCGATGACGACGGAGCCGTGCTGCTGGAATTTGAGAACGGGGCTACCGGTGTGCTGATGGCATCCCAGATTGCTGCCGGAGAAGAAAACTGCCTGAAAATACGTGTCTATGGAGAAAAAGGCGGACTGGAATGGAAACAGGATGAGGCCAACAGTCTCTGGCTGAAATGGCTGCATGAACCCGCTCAACTCCTGCGCACAGGCGGACCGGGGCTTTCATCCTATGCCCAACACAATACCCGCGTACCTGCCGGACATCCGGAAGGCTACCTGGAAGCTTTTGCCAATTTATACCGGAATTTTGCCTTAACCCTTCAGGCGCGCCTGCAAGGCACCGAGCCCAGGCCCGAATGGCTCGATTTCCCCGGTGTGGAAGAGGGCGTAAGAGGTATGCGCTTTATTGAACGGGTTATTGAGTCGGGGAAAACTGATAAGAAATGGGTTGAGCTATAA
- the secA gene encoding preprotein translocase subunit SecA, with product MLGLLTKLFGGNKFERDVKLIQPIVAQINEIYEQLAALSNDELRAKTQEFKARIREHLAEIDARIRETQAQADALPDEEVAQKDALYQQVDKLKKERDEQIEEILNEILPEAFAVMKETTRRFATNDELRAKATDLDRKLATQKSYIRIEGDEVVYSTSWEAAGNPVKWDMIYFDVQLIGGVVLHQGKIAEMATGEGKTLVATLPAYLNALAGEGVHIVTVNDYLARRDQEWNAPLFEFLGLTVDCIDKYEPSTPQRRQAYLADITYGTNNEFGFDYLRDNMVHSVDEIVQRKHHYAIVDEVDSVLIDDARTPLIISGPVPQGEEQQFYELKPRVERLVELQKKVVNKFLNEAKKLIAEGQDDYRTGGLALLRAYRGLPKNNALIKYLSETGIKVILQKAENHYMADQQKEMPLVDEELYFVIDEKNNIVELTDKGIHEITRAGEDPNFFVLPDIGAEIAEIENSSLSPEQKLQKKDELMRDFAIKAERIHTVQQLLRAYTLFERDVDYVVIDGKVKIVDEQTGRILEGRRYSEGLHQAIEAKENVKVEAATQTFATITLQNYFRMYHKLAGMTGTAATEATEFWEIYKLDVSIIPTNKPMIRKDFQDLVYKTKREKYRAVIEEIERLRNAGRPVLVGTTSVEVSELLSRMLTQKKIPHNVLNAKQHQREAQIIAEAGLAGKVTIATNMAGRGTDIKLGPGVKEAGGLAIIGTERHESRRVDNQLRGRAGRQGDPGTSQFFVSLEDDLMRMFGSDRIAALMDKMGYKEGEVIQHSMITRSIERAQKKVEENNFGIRKRLLEYDDVMNKQRNIIYTKRNHALYGDRLAVDLDNAFYDVAQNLIIRHKNENNHEEFALEIIKLFGFETSITPEELENQDERELTEKLYGEIVRHYQQKKQALIQQVFPIIEQIYKEQGERIENIAIPFTDGKKGLNIIANLKKIIETRGQELIHALEKNTFLILIDEAWKEHLRAMDDLKQSVQSAVYEQKDPLVIYKMEAFNLFKQMDSETHQEIVSFLCRASLPAQDGQPQQRQAIREGHEQRTDMSRMRASKEQYGQQYVNEEGELVTNGEPVKHEPVRVGPKIGRNDPCPCGSGKKYKHCHGREA from the coding sequence ATGTTGGGTTTATTGACAAAATTGTTCGGGGGAAATAAGTTTGAACGCGATGTAAAACTTATCCAGCCCATTGTAGCACAGATCAATGAAATTTATGAACAGCTCGCAGCCCTAAGTAATGATGAGCTCAGGGCCAAAACACAGGAATTCAAGGCCCGGATACGGGAACATCTGGCAGAAATTGATGCACGGATCCGAGAAACACAGGCCCAGGCCGATGCTTTGCCAGATGAAGAAGTAGCTCAGAAAGATGCGTTGTATCAGCAGGTGGATAAGCTGAAAAAAGAGCGGGATGAACAGATCGAAGAAATCCTGAATGAAATCCTGCCAGAAGCGTTTGCCGTCATGAAGGAAACCACCCGCCGTTTTGCCACAAACGATGAATTGCGGGCAAAGGCTACCGATCTCGATCGGAAACTGGCCACCCAGAAATCATACATCCGGATTGAGGGCGATGAGGTGGTGTACAGTACGAGTTGGGAAGCTGCCGGTAATCCAGTGAAATGGGATATGATTTATTTCGATGTGCAGCTTATCGGCGGTGTGGTCTTGCATCAGGGCAAGATTGCCGAAATGGCTACCGGTGAAGGTAAAACCCTGGTGGCTACCTTGCCCGCGTACCTGAATGCCTTGGCAGGTGAAGGTGTGCATATTGTGACGGTCAATGATTATCTCGCCCGGCGCGACCAGGAATGGAATGCACCTTTGTTTGAATTCCTAGGGCTCACAGTGGATTGTATCGATAAATACGAGCCCAGCACACCCCAGCGCCGCCAAGCTTATCTGGCCGATATTACCTATGGCACCAACAATGAATTTGGTTTCGACTACCTGCGCGACAATATGGTGCATAGCGTGGATGAAATTGTGCAGCGCAAGCATCACTATGCTATTGTTGACGAAGTGGATAGCGTGCTGATTGATGACGCCCGTACGCCGCTGATTATCTCCGGCCCCGTGCCCCAGGGTGAAGAACAGCAATTTTATGAACTGAAGCCCCGGGTGGAACGACTGGTAGAATTGCAGAAAAAAGTTGTCAACAAATTCCTTAATGAAGCCAAAAAACTTATCGCAGAGGGTCAAGATGATTATCGCACCGGTGGACTGGCTTTGTTGCGCGCCTACCGCGGACTGCCCAAAAACAATGCCCTGATCAAATACCTGAGTGAAACGGGTATCAAGGTGATTCTGCAAAAGGCCGAAAACCATTATATGGCCGACCAGCAAAAAGAAATGCCTCTGGTAGATGAGGAACTGTATTTTGTGATTGATGAAAAAAACAACATTGTAGAGCTTACCGATAAAGGTATTCACGAAATAACCCGTGCCGGTGAAGATCCAAACTTTTTTGTGCTGCCCGACATCGGAGCCGAAATCGCTGAAATAGAAAATTCTTCCCTCTCGCCCGAACAAAAGCTGCAGAAAAAAGATGAGCTGATGCGCGATTTTGCCATCAAGGCTGAGCGTATCCATACCGTGCAGCAGCTGTTGCGGGCCTACACGCTTTTTGAGCGGGATGTGGATTATGTGGTCATCGATGGCAAGGTGAAGATTGTGGACGAACAGACCGGCCGTATCTTGGAAGGGCGCAGGTATTCCGAAGGTTTGCATCAGGCTATCGAAGCCAAGGAAAATGTGAAGGTAGAAGCTGCCACGCAAACTTTTGCCACCATTACCCTGCAAAATTATTTCCGCATGTACCACAAGCTGGCCGGTATGACCGGTACAGCTGCCACTGAGGCTACTGAGTTCTGGGAAATCTATAAGCTCGACGTTTCCATTATTCCCACCAACAAACCCATGATCCGGAAAGATTTCCAGGATCTGGTCTATAAAACCAAACGCGAAAAGTACCGTGCAGTAATTGAAGAGATCGAGCGTCTGCGCAATGCCGGCCGTCCGGTGCTAGTGGGTACCACTTCTGTGGAAGTATCGGAGTTGCTGAGCCGCATGCTTACCCAGAAAAAGATCCCCCATAACGTGTTAAATGCCAAGCAGCATCAGCGGGAAGCGCAGATCATCGCGGAAGCTGGGCTGGCCGGCAAGGTTACCATTGCTACCAATATGGCTGGCAGAGGTACTGACATCAAGCTGGGACCGGGTGTGAAGGAGGCCGGAGGATTGGCCATCATCGGTACGGAGCGGCATGAAAGCCGGCGGGTGGATAATCAGCTGCGCGGACGTGCTGGCCGTCAGGGTGATCCGGGTACATCCCAGTTCTTCGTGTCGCTGGAAGATGACCTGATGCGCATGTTTGGCTCCGACCGCATTGCCGCCCTGATGGACAAAATGGGCTATAAGGAAGGCGAAGTCATCCAGCATAGCATGATTACCCGGTCAATTGAACGCGCCCAGAAAAAAGTGGAAGAAAATAACTTTGGCATCCGCAAGCGTTTGCTGGAATACGATGATGTGATGAACAAACAACGCAACATCATCTACACCAAACGCAACCATGCCCTGTACGGCGATCGCCTGGCCGTGGATCTGGATAATGCCTTTTATGACGTAGCCCAGAACCTGATTATCCGCCATAAGAATGAAAACAACCACGAAGAGTTTGCCCTGGAAATTATCAAACTCTTCGGCTTCGAAACTTCCATCACACCGGAAGAACTGGAAAATCAGGACGAAAGGGAACTTACCGAAAAGCTGTACGGTGAGATTGTACGCCATTACCAGCAAAAAAAGCAAGCACTCATTCAGCAGGTGTTCCCCATCATTGAACAGATTTACAAAGAACAAGGCGAGCGCATCGAAAATATTGCCATTCCATTTACCGATGGCAAAAAAGGATTAAACATCATTGCTAATCTGAAAAAAATCATCGAAACCCGAGGTCAGGAACTCATCCATGCGCTGGAAAAAAATACCTTCCTGATCCTGATTGATGAGGCCTGGAAAGAACATCTGCGTGCTATGGACGACCTAAAGCAATCGGTACAGAGCGCGGTGTATGAACAAAAAGATCCGCTGGTTATTTACAAAATGGAGGCCTTTAACCTGTTCAAACAAATGGACAGTGAAACGCACCAGGAGATTGTTTCATTCCTGTGCCGTGCAAGCCTGCCCGCGCAGGACGGTCAGCCCCAGCAGCGCCAGGCTATCCGCGAAGGACATGAACAACGGACCGATATGAGTCGCATGCGGGCTTCCAAAGAACAATATGGCCAGCAGTATGTGAATGAAGAGGGAGAGCTGGTAACCAATGGTGAACCTGTGAAACATGAGCCCGTGCGTGTAGGACCCAAGATCGGCCGCAATGATCCCTGTCCCTGTGGAAGCGGAAAAAAATACAAACACTGCCATGGCCGTGAGGCATAA
- the pdeM gene encoding ligase-associated DNA damage response endonuclease PdeM, protein MQIVCCGESLTLLPEKAIYWEKQAALILADLHLGKAMHFRKAGIAVPAEVNQENLRLLQKLIVRYAPQRIIMLGDLFHSQLNHQVEEWYVWRKQFPDITFHLVKGNHDVLAEAHYSRLQIQLHHQLKLGPFHMVHTPDGDMERGSGYLLCGHIHPCVRIKGKARQSVVMPCFYFTQTHAILPAFGKFTGRHFIRFANDAKVFAVLGDEVMEVPAG, encoded by the coding sequence ATGCAAATTGTTTGCTGCGGAGAATCATTGACATTATTGCCCGAAAAAGCCATTTACTGGGAAAAACAGGCTGCTCTGATTCTGGCTGACCTGCATCTGGGAAAAGCCATGCATTTTCGCAAAGCAGGCATCGCTGTACCTGCAGAAGTAAATCAGGAAAATCTCAGGCTGCTTCAAAAGCTTATCGTGCGTTATGCTCCCCAACGGATCATCATGCTGGGCGATCTGTTTCATAGCCAATTGAATCATCAGGTAGAGGAATGGTATGTGTGGCGCAAACAATTTCCCGACATCACATTTCATCTTGTAAAAGGCAATCATGATGTATTGGCAGAAGCCCATTACAGCCGTTTGCAGATTCAATTGCATCATCAGCTGAAACTGGGGCCTTTCCACATGGTGCATACACCGGATGGAGATATGGAAAGGGGAAGTGGCTATCTTTTATGCGGACATATCCATCCTTGTGTGCGCATCAAAGGCAAAGCCAGGCAATCAGTGGTAATGCCGTGTTTTTATTTTACACAGACCCATGCCATTTTACCTGCGTTTGGGAAATTTACTGGCCGCCATTTTATTCGTTTTGCAAATGATGCAAAAGTGTTTGCTGTTTTG